In the genome of Brachypodium distachyon strain Bd21 chromosome 3, Brachypodium_distachyon_v3.0, whole genome shotgun sequence, the window GCCACGCCACCCAGGACCTCTACGACTCCATCGACGCCGGCAACTTCCCCGAGTGGAAGCTCTTCGTCCAGGTTACTCATCAATCCTCATCACACCACAACCTTAAATTCCATTCCTTTCAATTTCTAACAATCTTCAAAAAATTCTTCAAAATTGAATAAACCTCACCAAAAATTTGCCCCAAAATTGACTCCATCGAACAAATTCTTCTCTGCAGGTGATGGACCCAGATGAGGAGGACAAGTACGACTTCGACCCATTAGACGATACCAAGACCTGGCCCGAAGACCTCCTCCCACTCCGGCCCGTGGGCCGCCTGGTCCTGGACCGAAACGTGGACAACTTCTTCAACGAGAACGAGCAGCTCGCCTTCGGCCCAGGCCTGATCGTGCCCGGGATCTACTACTCGGACGACAAGATGCTCCAATGCCGGGTCTTCGCCTACGCCGACACCCAGCGCTACCGCCTCGGCCCAAACTACCTGATGCTCCCCGTGAACGCCCCCAAGTGCGGCCACCGCAACGCGCacttcgacggcgccatgaACTTCATGCACCGGGATGAGGAGGTCGACTACTACCCGtcccgccacgcgccgctcAAGCAggcggagccggcgccggcgtgctTCCCGGTGCCGGTGAGGACCGTGGTTGGGAAGAGGGAGAAGACGAGGATCAAGAAGGAGAACGATTTTCAGCAGTCTGGGGAGAGGTACCGGAGCTGGGCGCCGGATCGGCAGGACCGGTTTGTGAAGAGGTTCGCGGATGCTTTGGGGCATCCCAAGGTTAGCCATGAGCTCCGCGCTATCTGGGTCAACTTTCTCTCCCAGgtcagtatatatatactccctcctatccatgTCGTTGATATGATATTTCTTGTCTctgttcaaatttgatcaacagTTCAGAAAAACATACTCTTGTTGTATTTATGTTTATCTGATTTACTTTTTCAGTGTGATAAGTCGTGTGGGATGAAGGTTGCGAACCGGCTCAACGTGAAGCCGAGCATGTGATCCATGAGAGTACAGTGGATATGCATCGACTGCCATGgattggatggatggatatgCTGTGGGACAGTCGGAAATAAAAGTATGTTAAGCTGGATGGCCGTAAGCTTTGTGCTCTTCTCCCTGGACCAGGAGGATGGTAATAAGAGACCACATCGATCCAGATCTGACGTATATGGATCATGTGGCCAACTGTGTGtttgtcttccttttttccttctttggaATTTGGAACAAGGCCGGCCAGTGTATTGTCATCATCTTCTCGTCGTTGTTGATATGTATCGGTAACTTGTACTGTCTA includes:
- the LOC100846426 gene encoding catalase isozyme 2; its protein translation is MDPCKYRPSSSFDKKTTTTNAGAPVWNDNEALTVGHRGPILLEDYHLLEKVAHFARERIPERVVHARGASAKGFFECTHDVTDLTCADFLRAPGARTPVIVRFSTVIHERGSPETIRDPRGFAVKFYTREGNWDLLGNNFPVFFIRDGIKFPDVIHAFKPNPRSHVQEYWRVFDFLSHLPESLHTFFFLFDDVGIPTDYRHMEGFGVNTYTFVTREGKSKYVKFHWKPTCGVSCLMDDEATLVGGKNHSHATQDLYDSIDAGNFPEWKLFVQVMDPDEEDKYDFDPLDDTKTWPEDLLPLRPVGRLVLDRNVDNFFNENEQLAFGPGLIVPGIYYSDDKMLQCRVFAYADTQRYRLGPNYLMLPVNAPKCGHRNAHFDGAMNFMHRDEEVDYYPSRHAPLKQAEPAPACFPVPVRTVVGKREKTRIKKENDFQQSGERYRSWAPDRQDRFVKRFADALGHPKVSHELRAIWVNFLSQCDKSCGMKVANRLNVKPSM